In a genomic window of Curtobacterium flaccumfaciens pv. betae:
- a CDS encoding MerR family transcriptional regulator — protein MSTSDVPDTMHIGELADRAGMSLRTIRHYDEVGLLVPSGRTTGGFRVYTAQDLERLLVIRRMKPLGFTLDEMAELLRVVDALATKDPEDEPSLAARLDAYLEDARARHAKLVERAGMAEEFIGTLGSLRASLP, from the coding sequence GTGAGCACCAGCGACGTCCCCGACACGATGCACATCGGCGAACTCGCCGACCGCGCCGGCATGTCCCTGCGCACCATCCGGCACTACGACGAGGTCGGGCTGCTCGTACCGAGCGGCCGCACCACCGGCGGATTCCGGGTCTACACGGCGCAGGACCTCGAACGGTTGCTCGTGATCCGCCGGATGAAGCCGCTCGGGTTCACGCTCGACGAGATGGCCGAGCTGCTCCGCGTGGTCGACGCCCTCGCGACGAAGGACCCCGAGGACGAACCATCGCTGGCGGCCCGCCTCGACGCGTACCTCGAGGACGCCCGAGCCCGCCACGCCAAGCTCGTCGAGCGGGCCGGCATGGCCGAGGAGTTCATCGGCACGCTCGGCTCACTCCGCGCTTCGCTCCCCTGA
- a CDS encoding 30S ribosomal protein bS22, with product MGSVIKKRRKRMAKKKHRKLLRKTRHQRRNKK from the coding sequence ATGGGTTCTGTCATCAAGAAGCGTCGTAAGCGCATGGCGAAGAAGAAGCACCGCAAGCTCCTTCGCAAGACGCGTCACCAGCGCCGCAACAAGAAGTAG
- a CDS encoding potassium channel family protein produces MADRTRSSHQHGAISHDAPVLVIGLGRFGAATAGQLERQDREVLVVDTDAGLVQKWSDRVTHAVQADATDIDALRQIGAQDFAIAVVGTGSDLESSVLITANLVDLGVPQIWAKAISRSHGTILSRIGANHVVYPEREAGERTAHLVSGRMLDFIEFDDDFAVVKMFPPRAVRGKDLATTVIRTRFGLTVLGIKPPGNPFVPATPDSVIGEDDVIIVSGSETDLERFAAYE; encoded by the coding sequence TTGGCTGACCGCACCCGTTCGTCGCACCAGCACGGTGCCATCAGTCACGACGCTCCCGTCCTCGTCATCGGGCTCGGTCGCTTCGGGGCCGCCACCGCCGGGCAGCTCGAACGCCAGGACCGCGAGGTGCTCGTCGTCGACACCGACGCCGGACTGGTGCAGAAGTGGTCCGACCGGGTCACCCACGCGGTGCAGGCGGACGCGACCGACATCGACGCGCTCCGGCAGATCGGCGCGCAGGACTTCGCCATCGCCGTCGTCGGCACGGGCAGCGACCTGGAGTCGAGCGTGCTCATCACGGCGAACCTGGTCGACCTCGGCGTCCCCCAGATCTGGGCGAAGGCGATCAGCCGCTCGCACGGCACGATCCTGTCCCGCATCGGCGCCAACCACGTCGTCTACCCCGAGCGCGAGGCCGGCGAGCGCACGGCGCACCTGGTCTCCGGCCGGATGCTCGACTTCATCGAGTTCGACGACGACTTCGCCGTGGTCAAGATGTTCCCGCCGCGCGCGGTCCGCGGCAAGGACCTCGCCACCACCGTGATCCGCACCCGCTTCGGCCTGACCGTGCTCGGCATCAAGCCGCCCGGCAACCCGTTCGTGCCGGCGACGCCGGACAGCGTCATCGGTGAGGACGACGTCATCATCGTCTCGGGTTCCGAGACAGACCTGGAGCGCTTCGCCGCGTACGAGTAG
- a CDS encoding ArsR/SmtB family transcription factor, with the protein MADIFSVVADPTRRELLGTLLSAYGSDVTGGELSVGQLVERLGVSQPTVSKHLRVLRDIGLVTSREEGQHRYYRLDPEPLVHLEDWVLPFTGAVDADGTPATTAWTPDGQPVSIRRNGTAGKATVEVGTELGRVMAEASYRATAAISGAQQGWERVVDRSRKRFTRRGDED; encoded by the coding sequence ATGGCCGACATCTTCTCCGTCGTGGCGGACCCGACCCGGCGCGAGCTGCTCGGCACGCTGTTGTCCGCCTACGGTTCGGACGTCACCGGCGGGGAGCTCAGCGTCGGCCAGCTCGTCGAACGCCTCGGGGTCAGCCAGCCCACGGTGTCGAAGCACCTGCGTGTCCTGCGCGACATCGGTCTCGTCACCAGTCGCGAAGAAGGGCAGCACCGCTACTACCGGCTCGACCCGGAGCCGCTCGTGCACCTGGAGGACTGGGTCCTGCCGTTCACGGGCGCGGTCGACGCCGACGGCACCCCGGCCACCACCGCGTGGACGCCGGACGGCCAGCCGGTGTCGATCCGCCGGAACGGCACGGCCGGCAAGGCGACCGTCGAGGTGGGCACCGAACTCGGCCGTGTGATGGCCGAGGCGTCGTACCGGGCCACCGCGGCGATCTCCGGAGCGCAGCAGGGCTGGGAGCGCGTCGTCGACCGCAGCCGCAAGCGCTTCACCCGGCGGGGCGACGAGGACTGA
- a CDS encoding cation diffusion facilitator family transporter, which yields MSASGGTKAIFAALGANIGIAIVKFIAAAISGSASMLAEGVHSLADSANQLLLLLGGRKARRAADQEHPFGYGRERYVYAFVVSIILFSVGGVFSLYEGIEKLAHPHPLENWWLPLVVLVIAIGLEGFSLRTALHEARPQKGSQSWVQFVRRAKAPELPVVMLEDTAALLGLVFALFGVGLTAITGNGVFDAIGTMLIAALLIAVAVVLGIETKSLLVGEGATAADVERIKQAVLDGPEVDAIIHLKTLYLGPDELMVGVKVAVDGDRRLGDVAAGIDTVEQRVRSAVPIARVIYVEPDVLRTGPQPPTEAIVILAAD from the coding sequence GTGAGCGCTTCCGGAGGCACGAAGGCGATCTTCGCCGCACTCGGTGCCAACATCGGCATCGCGATCGTGAAGTTCATCGCGGCGGCGATCAGCGGATCGGCGTCGATGCTGGCCGAGGGCGTGCACTCCCTGGCCGACTCCGCGAACCAGCTCCTGCTGCTGCTCGGTGGCCGCAAGGCCCGGCGAGCGGCGGACCAGGAGCACCCGTTCGGCTACGGGCGTGAACGCTACGTGTACGCGTTCGTCGTCTCCATCATCCTGTTCTCGGTCGGCGGTGTCTTCTCGCTCTACGAGGGCATCGAGAAGCTCGCCCACCCGCACCCGCTCGAGAACTGGTGGCTCCCCCTCGTCGTGCTCGTCATCGCCATCGGTCTCGAGGGCTTCTCGCTCCGCACCGCCCTGCACGAGGCCCGACCGCAGAAGGGTTCGCAGAGCTGGGTGCAGTTCGTGCGCCGTGCGAAGGCCCCCGAGCTGCCCGTCGTGATGCTCGAGGACACCGCGGCCCTGCTCGGCCTGGTCTTCGCCCTGTTCGGCGTCGGCCTGACGGCGATCACCGGCAACGGGGTGTTCGACGCGATCGGCACGATGCTCATCGCGGCGCTGCTCATCGCGGTCGCGGTGGTGCTCGGCATCGAGACGAAGAGCCTGCTCGTCGGCGAGGGCGCGACCGCCGCCGACGTCGAGCGCATCAAGCAGGCGGTGCTCGACGGCCCCGAGGTCGACGCGATCATCCACCTGAAGACCCTGTACCTCGGACCGGACGAGCTGATGGTCGGTGTGAAGGTCGCCGTCGACGGGGACCGCCGGCTCGGTGACGTCGCCGCCGGCATCGACACCGTCGAGCAGCGTGTCCGGAGCGCCGTGCCGATCGCCCGGGTGATCTACGTCGAACCGGACGTCCTGCGCACCGGGCCGCAGCCGCCGACCGAAGCGATCGTCATCCTCGCCGCGGACTGA
- a CDS encoding Dabb family protein, producing the protein MISHVVSWSLRTDLDRTASIARIRELLTGLVGTVESIRSLEVVENVAYPDKNHDVAVVASFDDLAGLDAYQVHPEHQAAAAAIRELVTARAAIDWQS; encoded by the coding sequence ATGATCTCCCACGTCGTCTCCTGGTCCCTGCGGACCGATCTCGACCGCACCGCGTCGATCGCCCGCATCCGCGAACTCCTGACCGGTCTGGTCGGCACCGTCGAGTCGATCCGCTCGCTCGAGGTCGTCGAGAACGTCGCCTACCCGGACAAGAACCACGACGTCGCCGTGGTCGCCAGCTTCGACGACCTCGCCGGGCTCGATGCGTACCAGGTGCACCCGGAGCACCAGGCGGCGGCAGCGGCGATCCGTGAACTGGTCACGGCGCGGGCCGCCATTGACTGGCAGAGCTGA
- a CDS encoding TlpA family protein disulfide reductase, with the protein MNSTSSVRVISKRFAVLAATAVAAVLVLSGCSSDSGGIAKQYGNGTTQNYISGDGAVTEVSAKDRTDPVTFRAEDSNGDTVSSKDLRGKVVVLNFWYASCPPCRAEAKYLNQVHDEYAGADDVAFIGVNVRDEAATAAAFERTFDVQYPTVLDQRTGTMQLAMSGQIAPNAVPATIVLDTKGRVAARVLGAIDGTSILKTLVSDELDAGKAS; encoded by the coding sequence GTGAACAGCACGAGCAGTGTGCGCGTCATCAGCAAGCGGTTCGCGGTCCTCGCGGCGACGGCCGTGGCCGCCGTCCTGGTCCTGTCCGGCTGCTCGTCGGACAGCGGCGGCATCGCGAAGCAGTACGGCAACGGCACGACCCAGAACTACATCTCCGGCGACGGCGCCGTGACCGAGGTCTCCGCGAAGGACCGCACCGACCCGGTCACCTTCCGGGCCGAGGACTCGAACGGCGACACCGTCTCGTCGAAGGACCTCCGTGGCAAGGTCGTCGTCCTGAACTTCTGGTACGCCAGCTGCCCGCCGTGCCGTGCCGAGGCGAAGTACCTCAACCAGGTGCACGACGAGTACGCCGGCGCCGATGACGTCGCGTTCATCGGTGTCAACGTGCGTGACGAAGCAGCGACCGCGGCCGCCTTCGAGCGCACCTTCGACGTGCAGTACCCGACCGTCCTCGATCAGCGCACGGGCACGATGCAGCTCGCGATGTCCGGGCAGATCGCACCGAACGCGGTGCCCGCCACGATCGTCCTCGACACCAAGGGCCGCGTCGCCGCCCGGGTCCTCGGCGCGATCGACGGCACGAGCATCCTGAAGACCCTGGTCAGCGACGAGCTCGACGCCGGCAAGGCGTCCTGA
- a CDS encoding nucleoside deaminase produces the protein MERALDEARRCLETDDVPVGAVVLDRDGVVVATGRNEREARQDPTAHAEVLALRAAAAVTGDWHLEEHTLVVTLEPCPMCAGAVMAARVPRVVFGAWDPKAGASGSVYDIARDRRLPHRSEVIGGVLEQACAELLDDFFSPRRG, from the coding sequence ATGGAGCGTGCGCTCGACGAGGCCCGACGGTGCCTGGAGACCGACGACGTGCCGGTCGGCGCGGTGGTGCTCGACCGCGACGGCGTCGTGGTCGCCACCGGCCGGAACGAGCGCGAGGCGCGGCAGGACCCGACGGCCCACGCCGAGGTCCTGGCGCTGCGTGCTGCTGCGGCGGTGACGGGGGACTGGCACCTCGAGGAGCACACGCTCGTGGTGACGCTCGAGCCCTGCCCGATGTGCGCCGGCGCCGTCATGGCCGCACGGGTGCCCCGTGTCGTGTTCGGCGCGTGGGACCCGAAGGCGGGCGCCAGCGGCAGCGTCTACGACATCGCCAGGGACCGCCGGCTGCCGCACCGCTCCGAGGTCATCGGGGGCGTGCTCGAGCAGGCGTGTGCCGAGCTGCTCGACGACTTCTTCAGTCCGCGGCGAGGATGA
- the proC gene encoding pyrroline-5-carboxylate reductase — protein sequence MTIDLPRTALLGVGSMSGAVLDGLLAAGLDPATVTLTTKSEASAAAHRERGLDATASDTDPDANRAAVRGAALVVVGVKPYMIADLLDEVADDLEPGAVLVSVAVGTTTASMEARVPAGVRVVRALPNTPIGVGHGVTGISAGTSADAEAVALASSVFTASGEVIEVPEEQLDALSAVSGSGPAYVFLLVEQWQRAAEELGFTHEQAATMVQGTVRGAVELLERSGREPADLRRAVTSPKGTTERAVAVLQDADLADTLLRASRAAIARAEEIAAS from the coding sequence ATGACGATCGACCTGCCCCGCACCGCCCTGCTCGGCGTCGGCTCCATGTCCGGCGCGGTCCTCGACGGCCTGCTCGCCGCGGGACTCGACCCGGCCACCGTGACCCTCACCACGAAGTCGGAGGCGTCCGCCGCTGCCCACCGGGAGCGCGGCCTCGACGCCACCGCGAGCGACACCGACCCCGACGCCAACCGGGCGGCCGTCCGTGGCGCGGCCCTCGTCGTGGTCGGCGTGAAGCCGTACATGATCGCGGACCTGCTCGACGAGGTCGCCGACGACCTGGAGCCCGGTGCCGTCCTGGTCAGCGTCGCCGTCGGCACCACGACCGCGAGCATGGAGGCTCGGGTGCCCGCCGGCGTCCGGGTCGTCCGTGCCCTGCCGAACACCCCGATCGGCGTCGGCCACGGCGTCACCGGCATCAGCGCGGGCACCTCGGCCGACGCCGAGGCCGTCGCACTGGCGTCGTCGGTGTTCACCGCCTCGGGCGAGGTCATCGAGGTGCCGGAGGAGCAGCTCGACGCACTGTCCGCCGTGTCCGGCTCCGGTCCCGCCTACGTCTTCCTGCTGGTCGAGCAGTGGCAGCGTGCCGCCGAGGAGCTCGGGTTCACCCACGAGCAGGCGGCGACGATGGTGCAGGGCACCGTCCGCGGCGCGGTCGAGCTGCTCGAGCGGTCGGGCCGTGAGCCCGCCGACCTGCGCCGTGCGGTGACGAGCCCGAAGGGCACGACGGAACGGGCCGTCGCTGTGCTGCAGGACGCCGACCTGGCGGACACGCTGTTGCGCGCATCGCGTGCCGCGATCGCGCGTGCCGAGGAGATCGCCGCGTCGTAG
- a CDS encoding glutaredoxin family protein, with product MPAVTFLTKPGCHLCDDARPVVERVVADHPGVTLQERSILDDDALRQEYAEDIPVVLIDGRVHSNWHVDADRLARALEKAEARA from the coding sequence ATGCCCGCAGTGACGTTCCTGACGAAGCCCGGATGCCACCTCTGCGACGACGCCCGACCCGTGGTCGAACGCGTCGTCGCCGACCACCCGGGGGTCACCCTGCAGGAACGCTCGATCCTCGACGACGACGCCCTCCGCCAGGAGTACGCGGAGGACATCCCCGTCGTGCTGATCGACGGGCGCGTCCACAGCAACTGGCACGTCGACGCCGACCGGCTCGCACGTGCGCTCGAGAAGGCCGAGGCCCGCGCATGA
- a CDS encoding TrkH family potassium uptake protein, with the protein MLDRTEPIPHHVSVGRRRASRIATVLRSSPSRLAIVVFIALIFLFTVAFMTPWATADRSSTHFADALFTAASVVCVTGLSTVDMATHWSVFGKVLVVIGTQIGAVGVLTFASILGLFVTRKLGLRAKLMAAGDSNPLRTHHGAVPEGQAVRLGEVGTLLATVAVSTLSIEIVLGLLLLPSVLIAGIPFWTAVGDSFYYAAMAFTNTGFSPNADGLDPFAHDYWFLTLLMIGVVAGSIGFPVIRALTKQLRTPRRWPIHVKLTLATSAVLLLGGAVVYTALEASNPTTFGEEGAGRTAFQALFLSTMTRSGGFSLVDFDQLNGSSLLVTDMLMFIGGGSASTAGGIKVTTLAVLFLAAVAEARGRQSMEAFGRRIPSDVLRVAVAIVLWGATIVAVATVVLLQITDDSLDRVLFEVISAFSTSGLSSGVSANLPESGKYVLAATMFLGRVGTVTIAAALAASQSRQLFRRPEERPIVG; encoded by the coding sequence ATGCTCGACCGAACCGAGCCGATCCCGCACCACGTGAGTGTCGGCCGACGACGAGCGAGCCGGATCGCGACGGTGCTGCGGTCGTCGCCGTCCCGACTGGCGATCGTCGTGTTCATCGCGCTGATCTTCCTGTTCACGGTGGCCTTCATGACGCCGTGGGCCACGGCGGACCGCAGCAGCACCCACTTCGCGGACGCCCTCTTCACCGCGGCGTCGGTGGTCTGCGTCACCGGGCTGTCCACCGTCGACATGGCGACGCACTGGTCGGTGTTCGGCAAGGTCCTGGTGGTCATCGGCACCCAGATCGGTGCCGTCGGCGTCCTGACCTTCGCGTCGATCCTCGGCCTGTTCGTCACCCGGAAGCTCGGCCTGCGCGCGAAGCTCATGGCGGCCGGCGACTCGAACCCGCTCCGCACCCACCACGGCGCCGTGCCCGAGGGGCAGGCCGTCCGGCTCGGCGAGGTCGGCACCCTGCTCGCGACGGTGGCGGTGAGCACCCTGTCGATCGAGATCGTCCTCGGCCTGCTGCTCCTGCCGTCGGTGCTCATCGCCGGCATCCCGTTCTGGACCGCGGTCGGCGACTCCTTCTACTACGCGGCGATGGCCTTCACGAACACCGGGTTCTCGCCGAACGCGGACGGCCTCGACCCGTTCGCCCACGACTACTGGTTCCTGACGCTGCTCATGATCGGTGTCGTGGCGGGGTCCATCGGGTTCCCGGTGATCCGTGCCCTCACGAAGCAGCTGCGCACCCCGCGGCGCTGGCCGATCCACGTCAAGCTCACGCTGGCGACGAGCGCGGTCCTGCTCCTCGGCGGCGCGGTCGTCTACACCGCCCTCGAGGCGTCGAACCCGACGACCTTCGGCGAAGAAGGAGCGGGGCGCACCGCGTTCCAGGCACTCTTCCTGTCGACGATGACCCGCTCCGGCGGGTTCTCGCTCGTCGACTTCGACCAGCTCAACGGCTCGAGCCTGCTCGTCACGGACATGCTCATGTTCATCGGTGGCGGATCCGCCTCGACGGCCGGCGGCATCAAGGTGACGACCCTCGCGGTGCTGTTCCTGGCCGCGGTCGCCGAGGCCCGCGGCCGCCAGAGCATGGAGGCCTTCGGTCGCCGGATCCCGAGCGACGTCCTGCGCGTCGCGGTGGCCATTGTGCTGTGGGGAGCGACGATCGTGGCCGTCGCGACCGTGGTGCTCCTGCAGATCACCGACGACTCGCTCGACCGTGTGCTGTTCGAGGTGATCTCGGCGTTCTCGACCAGCGGTCTGTCCTCCGGCGTGTCCGCGAACCTGCCGGAATCGGGCAAGTACGTGCTCGCCGCCACCATGTTCCTCGGCCGGGTCGGTACAGTGACCATCGCCGCTGCCCTGGCCGCCAGCCAGAGCCGGCAACTGTTCCGCCGTCCCGAGGAGAGGCCGATCGTTGGCTGA
- a CDS encoding helix-turn-helix domain-containing protein — protein MTGSFDDVRFLTVAEVAEMMRVSKMTVYRMVHAGELPAIRFGRSFRVPESAVADVLRGGVADVG, from the coding sequence ATGACCGGCAGTTTCGACGACGTGCGCTTCCTCACCGTCGCTGAGGTCGCTGAGATGATGCGCGTCTCGAAGATGACCGTGTACCGGATGGTGCACGCCGGTGAGCTCCCCGCCATCCGCTTCGGCCGCTCCTTCCGTGTCCCCGAGTCGGCCGTCGCCGACGTGCTGCGCGGTGGCGTGGCGGACGTCGGCTGA
- a CDS encoding SulP family inorganic anion transporter produces the protein MSVITHAPTAPSVLAALRSPRMLTREVLAGIVTALALIPEAISFSVVAGVDPAVGLFSSVVIAIVISIVGGRPAMISAAAGSVALVIAPLVREHGIEYLVPAIVLGGVFQLVLGFLGVARLMRFIPRSVNVAFVNALAILIFTAQLPNLLGDDVPFVVWPLTVLGIAIIVGFPFLTKAVPAPLIAVVVVTGLTMVFSIAVPTVGDEGALPTALPGFGGITTPFTFETLQIIAPYAFGVAIVGLLETLLTAQLVDSITETGSSKWRESWGQGVANIASAFFGGTGGCAMIGQTVINVKTAGARTRVSTFAVGVSVLVLTIVLHDLVAQIPMAALTAVMLMVCVATFDWHSIRPRTLRRMPLGETAVMLVTVVVVVVTENLATGVLVGVVVAALVFARRVAHVVTVVREPVDDRTVRYRVRGALFFASSNDLVTRFSYAEDPEHVIIDLADAHVFDASTVAALDGVEQRFAKHGSTVEVVNLDTGSIALHGRLSGELGG, from the coding sequence ATGTCCGTGATCACACACGCGCCGACGGCCCCGAGCGTCCTCGCCGCCCTCCGCTCGCCCCGCATGCTCACCCGAGAGGTCCTGGCCGGCATCGTCACCGCGCTGGCCCTCATCCCCGAGGCGATCTCGTTCTCCGTCGTCGCCGGGGTCGATCCCGCGGTCGGGCTGTTCTCGAGCGTCGTCATCGCGATCGTGATCTCCATCGTCGGCGGTCGCCCGGCGATGATCTCCGCCGCAGCCGGCTCGGTGGCGCTCGTCATCGCCCCGCTCGTCCGGGAGCACGGGATCGAGTACCTCGTGCCCGCGATCGTGCTGGGTGGCGTGTTCCAGCTCGTGCTCGGGTTCCTCGGGGTGGCACGGCTGATGCGCTTCATCCCGCGCAGCGTGAACGTCGCGTTCGTGAACGCCCTGGCCATCCTCATCTTCACCGCCCAGCTGCCGAACCTGCTCGGCGACGACGTCCCGTTCGTCGTCTGGCCGCTGACCGTGCTCGGCATCGCGATCATCGTCGGCTTCCCGTTCCTGACGAAGGCGGTCCCCGCACCGCTCATCGCGGTCGTCGTCGTCACCGGCCTCACGATGGTGTTCAGCATCGCCGTGCCGACGGTCGGCGACGAGGGCGCCCTGCCGACGGCGCTCCCGGGCTTCGGCGGCATCACGACGCCGTTCACCTTCGAGACGCTGCAGATCATCGCCCCGTACGCGTTCGGTGTCGCGATCGTCGGCCTGCTCGAGACCCTGCTCACCGCGCAGCTCGTCGACTCCATCACGGAGACGGGCTCGAGCAAGTGGCGCGAGTCGTGGGGTCAGGGTGTCGCGAACATCGCGTCCGCCTTCTTCGGCGGGACCGGCGGCTGCGCGATGATCGGCCAGACGGTGATCAACGTGAAGACCGCGGGTGCCCGGACCCGCGTCTCGACCTTCGCGGTCGGCGTCTCGGTGCTGGTCCTGACGATCGTGCTCCACGACCTCGTCGCGCAGATCCCGATGGCGGCACTGACGGCGGTCATGCTCATGGTCTGCGTCGCGACCTTCGACTGGCACAGCATCCGACCGCGCACCCTCCGACGGATGCCGCTCGGCGAGACCGCGGTCATGCTCGTCACCGTCGTGGTGGTCGTCGTGACCGAGAACCTCGCCACCGGGGTGCTCGTCGGCGTGGTCGTGGCGGCCCTGGTCTTCGCCCGACGGGTGGCGCACGTGGTGACCGTGGTCCGCGAGCCGGTCGACGACCGCACCGTGCGGTACCGGGTCCGCGGGGCGCTGTTCTTCGCCTCGTCGAACGACCTCGTCACACGGTTCTCGTACGCCGAGGACCCGGAGCACGTGATCATCGACCTGGCCGACGCCCACGTGTTCGACGCGTCCACGGTCGCCGCGCTCGACGGGGTCGAACAGCGGTTCGCGAAGCACGGGTCGACCGTCGAGGTGGTGAACCTCGACACCGGCTCGATCGCGCTGCACGGGCGGCTCTCCGGTGAGCTCGGCGGCTGA
- the aspS gene encoding aspartate--tRNA(Asn) ligase, translating to MIERTRIADLAALPDGPVSVAGWVETVRDQKKVQFVVLRDETGAVQLVNPATREAEDGDDAAQSALATTNEISGLAHGTFVHVTGTLKHDERVKLGGLEVKIGALQVVSAAIPETPIADDSSLDKRLDWRFLDLRNRKQNLIFRIQTTLEHAFRTYWVDRDYIEIHTPKLMASASESRAELFQLEYFETTAYLAQSPQNFKQMAQPAGFGAVFEIADAFRADPSFTSRHATEFTSVDAEFSWIESHEDVMAMHEEVLVAGITAVKEKYGKDIAEVFGFELQVPATPFPRVTLADARKIVADSGYDVVRADGDLDPEGERRVAAWAKEHHGSEFVFVTEYDASIRPYYHMRKPGDPSVTNSYDLIFNGAEISTGAQREHRVDVLEAQAVEKGLDPEELGWYLDFFRYGVPPHGGFGMGLARVLMLMLGEPSIREVTYLFRGPTRLTP from the coding sequence GTGATCGAACGCACCCGCATCGCCGACCTGGCAGCCCTCCCCGACGGTCCCGTCTCCGTGGCCGGATGGGTCGAGACCGTCCGAGACCAGAAGAAGGTGCAGTTCGTCGTGCTGCGCGACGAGACCGGCGCCGTCCAGCTCGTGAACCCGGCGACGCGCGAGGCCGAGGACGGCGACGACGCCGCACAGTCCGCGCTCGCGACCACCAACGAGATCTCCGGCCTGGCGCACGGCACCTTCGTGCACGTCACGGGCACGCTGAAGCACGACGAGCGCGTGAAGCTCGGCGGGCTCGAGGTCAAGATCGGTGCGCTGCAGGTGGTGAGTGCCGCGATCCCGGAGACCCCGATCGCCGACGACTCGTCGCTCGACAAGCGTCTCGACTGGCGCTTCCTCGACCTGCGCAACCGCAAGCAGAACCTGATCTTCCGCATCCAGACGACGCTGGAGCACGCGTTCCGCACGTACTGGGTCGACCGCGACTACATCGAGATCCACACCCCGAAGCTCATGGCGTCGGCGTCCGAGTCGCGCGCCGAGCTGTTCCAGCTCGAGTACTTCGAGACGACCGCCTACCTGGCCCAGTCGCCGCAGAACTTCAAGCAGATGGCACAGCCGGCCGGCTTCGGTGCCGTGTTCGAGATCGCCGACGCCTTCCGCGCCGACCCCTCGTTCACGAGCCGCCACGCGACCGAGTTCACCAGCGTCGACGCCGAGTTCTCGTGGATCGAGTCCCACGAGGACGTCATGGCGATGCACGAAGAGGTCCTGGTCGCCGGCATCACCGCCGTCAAGGAGAAGTACGGCAAGGACATCGCCGAGGTCTTCGGCTTCGAGCTGCAGGTCCCCGCGACGCCGTTCCCCCGCGTGACCCTGGCCGACGCGCGCAAGATCGTCGCCGACAGCGGCTACGACGTCGTCCGCGCCGACGGTGACCTGGACCCCGAGGGCGAGCGCCGCGTCGCCGCCTGGGCGAAGGAGCACCACGGCTCCGAGTTCGTGTTCGTCACCGAGTACGACGCCTCGATCCGGCCGTACTACCACATGCGGAAGCCCGGCGACCCGTCGGTCACCAACAGCTACGACCTCATCTTCAACGGCGCCGAGATCTCCACGGGTGCCCAGCGTGAGCACCGCGTCGACGTGCTCGAGGCGCAGGCCGTCGAGAAGGGCCTCGACCCGGAGGAGCTCGGCTGGTACCTCGACTTCTTCCGCTACGGCGTCCCGCCGCACGGCGGCTTCGGCATGGGCCTCGCGCGCGTGCTGATGCTCATGCTCGGTGAGCCGTCGATCCGCGAGGTCACGTACCTGTTCCGTGGCCCGACGCGCCTGACCCCGTAG
- a CDS encoding histidine phosphatase family protein: MPATRLHLVRHGEVHNPGRVLYGRLPGFGLSDLGTRMAQTSATAWKDAGVDVRRIVASPLQRTQESAAPWSAAYGLDVTLDERLIEPTNRYEGQPPGFTKRSLGRPAEWPWIANPLRPSWGEAYESIANRMLAAMTTAWESVDEGDVVLVSHQLPIWMVHRKLAGEPLWHDPRKRRCDLSSITTVERVPAASTGRFTEVGYADPAQELRATAVDEGAV; encoded by the coding sequence ATGCCCGCGACCCGTCTCCACCTCGTCCGGCACGGAGAGGTGCACAACCCGGGCCGCGTCCTCTACGGCCGGCTCCCGGGCTTCGGGCTGAGCGACCTCGGCACGCGGATGGCCCAGACCTCCGCCACCGCCTGGAAGGACGCCGGCGTCGACGTGCGTCGGATCGTCGCGTCCCCGCTGCAGCGCACGCAGGAGTCCGCCGCACCCTGGTCGGCCGCCTACGGGCTCGACGTGACGCTCGACGAGCGCCTGATCGAACCGACGAACCGCTACGAGGGGCAGCCCCCCGGGTTCACGAAGCGCTCGCTCGGCCGCCCGGCGGAGTGGCCGTGGATCGCGAACCCATTGCGTCCCAGCTGGGGCGAGGCGTACGAGTCCATCGCCAACCGCATGCTCGCGGCGATGACCACGGCGTGGGAGAGCGTGGACGAGGGCGACGTCGTCCTGGTCAGCCACCAGCTGCCGATCTGGATGGTCCACCGGAAGCTCGCGGGGGAGCCCCTGTGGCACGACCCGCGCAAGCGCCGCTGCGACCTGTCGAGCATCACCACCGTCGAACGTGTACCCGCCGCGTCGACCGGTCGGTTCACCGAGGTCGGGTACGCGGACCCCGCGCAGGAACTGCGCGCGACCGCCGTCGACGAAGGAGCAGTGTGA